From Mustela erminea isolate mMusErm1 chromosome 1, mMusErm1.Pri, whole genome shotgun sequence, a single genomic window includes:
- the SST gene encoding somatostatin, translated as MLSCRLQCALAALSIVLALGGVTGAPSDPRLRQFLQKSLAAAAGKQELAKYFLAELLSEPNQTENDALEPEDLSQAAEQDEMRLELQRSANSNPAMAPRERKAGCKNFFWKTFTSC; from the exons ATGCTGTCCTGCCGCCTCCAGTGCGCGCTGGCCGCGCTGTCCATTGTCCTGGCTCTGGGCGGTGTCACCGGCGCGCCCTCGGATCCCCGACTCCGTCAATTTCTGCAGAAGTCCCTGGCTGCTGCCGCGGGGAAGCAG GAACTGGCCAAGTACTTCTTGGCGGAGCTGCTGTCTGAACCTAACCAGACAGAGAACGATGCCCTGGAACCTGAAGATTTGTCCCAGGCTGCTGAGCAGGATGAAATGAGGCTGGAACTGCAGAGATCTGCTAACTCAAACCCTGCCATGGCACCCCGAGAACGCAAAGCTGGCTGCAAGAATTTCTTCTGGAAGACTTTCACATCCTGTTAA